Proteins from one Oscillatoria nigro-viridis PCC 7112 genomic window:
- a CDS encoding thioredoxin-like domain-containing protein: MPRVRAPEFPGNYPWLNTEKPLSIESLKGRVVLLDFWTYCCINCLHVLPDLKYLEQKYKDSLTVIGVHSAKFENEKEVENIRQAILRYDIEHPVIVDSGMKVWQSYAVRAWPTLMVIDPESYVVGFVSGEGNREALDELVGKLIAEYKDKNALKFKQLSFSLEKQRKPVSTPLAFPGKVLAFAIAATEAKHLHQQVALLGEMSQENEFVDETVLPGPANSVIQNLVGSCLFIADSGHNRIVVSTLEGEVLHVIGSGKPGLTDGDFEEAEFFAPQGMAFDAESQILYVADTENHALRKIDFTTQRVETVAGTGEQSHEISPRSGKGLETQLNSPWDLERVGNRLFIAMAGSHQIWEMQLDTGTIGTYAGIGRESCVDGNLAESAFSQPSGLATDRSELFVADSEISSIRAVGIDEDPKVRTVCGSGELFGFGDKDGRADQVRLQHCLGVEYAQNYLWVADTYNHKIKRIDHRGGTCRTMIGDGTAGLVDAKGLKARFFEPSGLSAIGPHLFVADTNNHVIRRVELDTLEVTTLNFPSLCPPEVCLPD; the protein is encoded by the coding sequence ATGCCCCGCGTCAGAGCACCAGAATTCCCCGGAAACTACCCCTGGCTGAATACCGAAAAACCTTTATCCATTGAATCCTTAAAAGGGCGCGTCGTCCTCCTCGACTTCTGGACGTACTGCTGCATCAACTGCTTGCACGTCCTGCCCGACTTAAAATACCTCGAACAAAAATATAAAGATTCCCTCACGGTTATCGGCGTTCACTCGGCTAAATTTGAAAACGAAAAAGAAGTAGAAAACATCCGCCAAGCTATCCTGCGCTACGATATCGAACATCCTGTAATTGTTGACAGCGGCATGAAAGTTTGGCAAAGCTACGCGGTTCGCGCTTGGCCGACTTTAATGGTGATCGATCCTGAAAGTTATGTCGTTGGCTTTGTTTCCGGCGAAGGCAATAGAGAAGCACTTGACGAGTTAGTTGGCAAGTTAATTGCTGAATACAAAGATAAAAATGCACTCAAGTTTAAACAACTCAGTTTTAGCTTAGAAAAACAGCGCAAACCTGTATCAACACCGCTGGCTTTTCCCGGTAAAGTGCTGGCATTTGCGATCGCTGCAACGGAGGCAAAACATCTTCACCAACAGGTCGCGCTTTTGGGCGAAATGAGTCAGGAAAATGAATTTGTAGATGAAACTGTATTGCCCGGGCCTGCTAATTCAGTCATACAAAACTTAGTCGGTTCTTGCTTGTTTATTGCCGATTCTGGCCACAATAGGATTGTTGTCAGCACCCTCGAAGGTGAGGTGCTGCACGTCATCGGTAGCGGCAAACCGGGTTTAACTGATGGGGACTTTGAAGAGGCTGAGTTTTTTGCACCTCAAGGTATGGCTTTTGATGCAGAAAGTCAAATTCTATATGTGGCTGATACGGAAAATCATGCTCTCAGAAAGATTGATTTTACGACTCAACGGGTGGAAACTGTTGCTGGTACCGGCGAACAAAGTCACGAAATTTCACCCCGCAGCGGCAAGGGTTTAGAAACGCAATTGAATTCGCCTTGGGATTTAGAAAGAGTTGGAAATAGACTTTTTATTGCAATGGCGGGTTCCCACCAAATTTGGGAAATGCAGTTAGACACTGGTACGATCGGCACTTATGCGGGTATTGGTCGAGAATCCTGTGTGGACGGGAATCTTGCAGAATCTGCTTTTTCTCAGCCCAGCGGGCTGGCTACGGATCGATCGGAGTTGTTTGTTGCCGACAGCGAAATTAGTTCGATTCGCGCTGTTGGTATTGATGAAGACCCGAAGGTGCGGACTGTCTGCGGTAGCGGTGAATTGTTTGGTTTTGGGGATAAAGATGGTCGCGCCGATCAGGTAAGGTTGCAGCACTGTTTGGGTGTTGAATACGCTCAAAATTACCTCTGGGTGGCTGATACTTACAATCATAAAATTAAGCGGATCGACCACCGGGGCGGTACGTGCAGAACAATGATTGGAGACGGTACAGCGGGTTTGGTTGATGCTAAAGGTCTCAAGGCTCGATTTTTTGAACCTTCAGGGTTGAGTGCGATCGGGCCTCATTTGTTTGTTGCTGATACGAACAATCATGTAATTCGGCGAGTTGAGTTGGATACGCTGGAAGTCACAACTTTGAATTTCCCCAGTTTGTGCCCTCCGGAGGTTTGTCTTCCTGATTGA
- a CDS encoding circadian clock KaiB family protein, producing MKVDRPILPEIFKGIALFTPGGDLIYCIDPRKQTRWHLQLCVALQEILGLSEPPHFLIPCYTATVDCWLDPGDRQVRLAAEAYPPVLRHQTLLNAIFGTGDLVWHPRSEEMCEPMAIATYHEQFPELWENHDLVVQYASPEARSDWSSSILPPLGFPQSQQTRLPKPTALTPPPQTQGYVLRLFVSGSNPSTERTLETLHQFLEKCLDRPYTLKVIDVLKHPDQAEADQISATPTLIKIWPKPVRRIVGELNDDEKIVRLLSYSEF from the coding sequence TTGAAAGTCGATCGCCCGATTTTGCCAGAAATTTTCAAAGGCATTGCGCTGTTTACGCCAGGGGGAGACTTAATCTATTGCATAGATCCCCGCAAGCAAACTCGGTGGCATTTGCAGTTGTGCGTAGCTCTACAGGAGATCCTCGGTTTGTCGGAACCCCCGCATTTTCTGATACCTTGCTACACGGCAACCGTTGACTGCTGGCTCGATCCAGGCGATCGGCAGGTGCGGCTTGCTGCCGAGGCTTACCCCCCCGTGCTGCGACATCAAACGCTGCTGAACGCCATTTTTGGGACGGGCGACTTAGTGTGGCATCCCCGGAGCGAAGAAATGTGCGAACCGATGGCGATTGCTACTTATCACGAACAATTCCCCGAACTTTGGGAAAATCACGACTTAGTTGTACAGTATGCCAGTCCCGAAGCTCGATCGGACTGGAGCAGTTCGATATTACCTCCCTTGGGCTTTCCGCAATCGCAGCAGACTCGGCTTCCCAAACCAACAGCACTAACCCCGCCGCCACAAACTCAAGGCTACGTTTTGCGTCTGTTTGTTTCCGGCAGCAACCCCAGCACCGAACGCACCCTCGAAACTTTACACCAGTTCTTAGAGAAATGCCTCGATCGTCCCTACACTTTAAAAGTAATTGATGTTTTGAAACATCCAGACCAAGCTGAGGCAGATCAGATTTCAGCAACTCCTACTTTGATCAAAATCTGGCCGAAACCCGTGCGGCGAATTGTCGGCGAATTGAATGATGATGAAAAAATAGTGCGGTTGCTGAGCTATTCGGAATTTTAG